A region of the Channa argus isolate prfri chromosome 14, Channa argus male v1.0, whole genome shotgun sequence genome:
GTGGAGGCTGAGTAGACTGCGGTGGCGGAAACACAAGAAGGCCCATTGGTCTCCATGGTGAAGAGCTTGCAGGGTCCTGGTTGGACGGCATCAGGGACCTCCCTTTCTGGGCTAGACGCCTGGGATGATCCAGGGGAGGATGTGGGGCTGAGCTGCACGGCTGTAGTGTCCTGCAGTGTGTGCTCGCTGGTCTCTATTTCAAATGCTGCCCCACCACCCAGCCCACCGTGTCCCATTAAACCTGTGCCCCTGCCACCCACCTTAGATCTGCGTGAGCTGTTGGGAGGGGGGAGGCGGCTGCACACACAACAGGCCCCAAAAAAGGAGAAGGCCACCAGCAGTAGAATTGGTCCGATGATGATGGGGGGGTTGGCAGAAGGCACCAATGTGCTGAAGGCGAACGCTCCTACCAGAGTGATGTTGAGTCCAGCCAGCATGATGCATAGGCCACAGGCACAGCAGAGCGCCGGAGAAGGCAGGCCATGAGGGCGAGAcaccctcctcttcttcttctggtgCTCCTTTTTAGGTACAGGGGtggcagtgtttctgtcagtgatGACCATGTCGTCACCTCCGggttctctctttccttctttttcctctgtgttatTATATCTTGCTTCAGTCTGAGCTCCTCCCCATGGGAATGTGCCCAGCTGTGTGGAAATATCTTTGTCTGCAGATGATCACACACGACATATGTAAGAGTTTATTGTTTTAgaaaacacagaaggaaagaaaaaccaaCCAG
Encoded here:
- the tmem275a gene encoding transmembrane protein 275, with the protein product MVITDRNTATPVPKKEHQKKKRRVSRPHGLPSPALCCACGLCIMLAGLNITLVGAFAFSTLVPSANPPIIIGPILLLVAFSFFGACCVCSRLPPPNSSRRSKVGGRGTGLMGHGGLGGGAAFEIETSEHTLQDTTAVQLSPTSSPGSSQASSPEREVPDAVQPGPCKLFTMETNGPSCVSATAVYSASTAAGGEVRLNLPGEDVVA